A section of the Girardinichthys multiradiatus isolate DD_20200921_A chromosome 5, DD_fGirMul_XY1, whole genome shotgun sequence genome encodes:
- the LOC124868697 gene encoding keratin, type I cytoskeletal 13-like → MFYQQSFASGPSVINRQTRSYTSSAAPHKAHSVSGLSFRSGPRISSSSARVVSSGYGGGMGGGFDLSSAMDQGNIHLNEKATMQNLNDRLANYLEKVRSLEAANAKLEMQIREYYEQKGPAAERDYSQYWAIINDLKDKINAATIENAHILLQIDNSKLAADDFKTKFEHELMMRQSVEADIANLRRLLDQTTLTKADLEMQIEGLQDELAYLKKNHAEELAAMRSQLTGTVNVEVDAAPQQDLNKVMEEIRAQYEAITDKHRRDQEAWFNQKSASLTKEVAISTETIQTSKTEIGDLRRTLQGLEIELQSQLSMKGALENTLADTEARYSAMLANYQNTINSLEAELSNMRFSIEQQGQEYKMLLDIKTRLEQEIATYRSLLESEESRPIGTGGSKTTVTTTTVRSSS, encoded by the exons ATGTTTTACCAGCAGAGCTTCGCCAGTGGCCCCTCTGTCATCAACAGACAGACCCGCAGCTACACATCCAGCGCTGCCCCGCACAAGGCCCACAGCGTGTCAGGCCTCAGCTTCAGGAGCGGCCCCCGCATCTCCTCCTCTAGCGCTCGGGTTGTCTCCTCCGGGTATGGTGGCGGTATGGGAGGGGGCTTTGACCTTTCCAGCGCCATGGACCAGGGCAACATCCACCTGAATGAGAAGGCCACCATGCAGAACCTGAACGACCGTCTGGCCAACTACCTGGAGAAGGTGCGCTCTCTGGAGGCAGCCAACGCCAAGCTGGAGATGCAGATCAGAGAGTACTACGAGCAGAAGGGCCCAGCAGCAGAGAGGGACTACAGCCAATACTGGGCTATCATCAACGACCTGAAAGACAAG ATCAACGCAGCCACCATTGAAAATGCCCACATCCTGCTCCAGATTGATAACTCCAAACTGGCAGCAGATGACTTTAAAACAAA ATTTGAACATGAGTTGATGATGCGACAGTCCGTGGAGGCCGACATTGCCAACCTTCGCCGCCTGCTAGACCAGACTACACTGACCAAGGCTGACCTGGAGATGCAGATCGAAGGCCTACAGGATGAGCTGGCCTACCTGAAGAAGAACCATGCAGAG GAACTGGCAGCAATGCGCTCTCAGCTCACTGGCACAGTCAACGTGGAGGTGGACGCCGCGCCTCAGCAAGACCTGAACAAAGTCATGGAGGAGATCCGCGCCCAGTATGAAGCCATCACCGATAAGCATCGTCGAGACCAGGAGGCCTGGTTTAATCAGAAG TCGGCATCCCTGACCAAGGAGGTGGCCATTAGCACAGAAACCATCCAGACGTCCAAGACAGAGATCGGTGACCTGCGGCGCACACTCCAGGGTCTGGAGATCGAGCTCCAGTCTCAGCTTAGCATG AAAGGGGCTCTGGAAAATACGTTAGCAGATACAGAGGCCCGCTACAGCGCCATGCTAGCCAATTACCAGAACACCATCAACTCGCTGGAAGCGGAGCTCAGCAACATGCGTTTTAGCATCGAGCAGCAGGGTCAGGAATACAAGATGCTTTTGGACATCAAGACCAGGTTGGAGCAGGAGATCGCCACCTACAGGAGCTTGCTGGAGTCGGAGGAATCCAG ACCAATTGGCACAG GAGGCTCAAAGACCACAGTCACAACCACAACTGTGCGCTCTTCCAGCTAG